One window of Cataglyphis hispanica isolate Lineage 1 chromosome 12, ULB_Chis1_1.0, whole genome shotgun sequence genomic DNA carries:
- the LOC126853546 gene encoding uncharacterized protein LOC126853546, protein MRLPRMLLVVAYLLRCHIARSTAAPTRATNPALLGEVAITLQDDVTTQEPILKKCIVDGNTYSHSQTIPSYDINSHCLCVVGEIYCWWQNYNPTSTSSLDLSSLRSTAMENNYTSTLEMNTDIVNDFEASGNFDSSIRQQGHVQTNATLSITSPVPITCLVMGREYRQGEILPHSTGNCVECSCGSEGRVECSPRNCVALRPEILVAPDISEAADSDFEVFNLARDRGIDESF, encoded by the exons CACCCACGAGAGCTACGAATCCGGCTTTGTTGGGTGAAGTCGCTATTACGCTCCAGGATGATGTTACAACGCAGGAAcctattcttaaaaaatgcatCGTAGACGGAAATACCTATTCTCACAGTCAAACG ATACCATCCTACGACATAAATTCGCATTGTCTATGCGTCGTCGGCGAAATTTACTGTTGGTGGCAGAATTATAATCCGACCAGCACTTCATCGCTCGACTTGTCTTCCTTGCGATCGACCGCGATGGAGAACAATTATACTTCAACTCTAGAAATGAATACGGACATTGTGAACGATTTTGAAGCTTCCGGGAATTTTGATTCATCGATTAGGCAACAAGGACATGTACAAACTAATGCCACCTTGTCGATTACGTCTCCTGTACCGATTACTTGCCTTGTCATgg GGAGAGAGTATCGACAGGGTGAGATTCTACCACACTCGACCGGGAACTGCGTCGAATGCAGCTGCGGTTCCGAAGGGCGCGTCGAATGTTCACCGAGAAATTGCGTGGCACTGCGACCTGAGATTTTGGTCGCACCCGATATATCCGAGGCGGCCGACAGCGACTTTGAAGTTTTCAACTTAGCACGGGATCGAGGCATCGATGAGAGTTTCTAA